A stretch of the Acidobacteriota bacterium genome encodes the following:
- a CDS encoding peptide MFS transporter — MTETPGTTEKKSPWREIVEPFVNLVQAPMALWAANLSYCLEGLAYFGTLALLAIYYNDFLGFDDHAADWMVGVLTGGITLGMLFLGSIPDRWGVRRALVAAMAFVLVGRALLAAGPTFLPWFGGATSPLFLVSLAGILCVVVGWGMYQPAIFSAVKHFTDEKTAAMGFAMLYAVNNLGGFLPGLLSPRVRAATNAFFEAHAPTAGPGPRGEIHYGILGVYWVYVALTVVGLLVVALLLNRRAVERARRILAGDSAAGAPPAAEGTGRPRRTLGEYLRQHPLRDGKFTFFVFVLIPVQTLFAHNWLTLPQYVDRCFGQGVRDNMEFFVNFSPLLIFVLTPLVAALTTKVPVYRMMMLGTLVMAAPTFLLSLGTNVYLLVAYIVIMSVGEAMWSPRFLQFITQIAPAGRTGEYVGVGQFPWFLTKILTSLYAGFFLARFVPIDGLRHPQTLWLVYGGVAMITPVALFLARRRVSGKLEEKG, encoded by the coding sequence ATGACGGAAACCCCCGGGACCACCGAGAAGAAGAGCCCCTGGCGCGAGATCGTGGAACCGTTCGTAAACCTGGTGCAGGCGCCGATGGCCCTCTGGGCGGCCAATCTGAGCTACTGCCTCGAGGGGCTGGCCTACTTCGGAACACTGGCCCTGCTGGCGATCTACTACAACGACTTCCTCGGCTTCGACGACCACGCCGCCGACTGGATGGTGGGTGTGCTCACAGGCGGCATCACCCTGGGCATGCTGTTCCTCGGCAGCATCCCCGACCGTTGGGGCGTCCGCCGGGCGCTGGTGGCGGCGATGGCGTTCGTCCTGGTGGGCCGGGCGCTGCTCGCGGCCGGTCCCACGTTCCTGCCGTGGTTCGGCGGCGCGACATCGCCGCTGTTCCTGGTGTCGCTGGCGGGGATCCTGTGCGTAGTGGTGGGCTGGGGGATGTACCAGCCGGCGATTTTCTCCGCCGTCAAGCATTTCACGGACGAGAAGACCGCGGCGATGGGCTTCGCCATGCTGTACGCGGTGAACAACCTGGGCGGCTTCCTCCCCGGGCTGCTGTCGCCCCGGGTGCGCGCCGCCACTAACGCGTTCTTCGAGGCCCACGCGCCCACCGCCGGCCCCGGACCCCGCGGCGAGATCCATTACGGCATCCTCGGGGTGTACTGGGTATATGTGGCCCTGACCGTGGTGGGCCTGCTGGTGGTGGCGCTCCTGCTGAACCGGCGCGCGGTGGAGCGGGCCCGCCGGATCCTGGCCGGCGACTCGGCCGCCGGCGCGCCCCCCGCGGCGGAGGGGACCGGCCGGCCCCGGCGCACGCTGGGCGAGTATCTGCGCCAACATCCGCTGCGGGACGGCAAGTTCACCTTTTTTGTTTTCGTCCTGATCCCGGTGCAGACGCTGTTCGCCCACAACTGGCTGACCCTGCCCCAGTACGTGGACCGCTGCTTCGGCCAGGGCGTCCGGGACAACATGGAGTTCTTCGTCAACTTCAGCCCGCTGCTCATCTTTGTGCTGACGCCGCTGGTGGCCGCGCTCACCACGAAGGTGCCGGTGTACCGCATGATGATGCTGGGCACGCTGGTGATGGCCGCCCCCACGTTCCTGCTGTCGCTCGGCACCAACGTCTATCTGCTGGTCGCGTACATCGTGATCATGTCGGTGGGCGAGGCCATGTGGTCGCCCCGCTTTCTGCAGTTCATCACCCAGATCGCACCCGCGGGGCGCACCGGCGAATACGTGGGCGTGGGGCAGTTCCCCTGGTTCCTGACCAAGATCCTCACCAGCCTGTACGCCGGCTTCTTCCTGGCCCGCTTCGTGCCCATCGATGGCTTGCGCCATCCCCAGACCTTGTGGCTGGTGTACGGCGGCGTCGCCATGATCACGCCGGTGGCGCTGTTCCTGGCCCGCCGGCGGGTCAGCGGCAAGCTGGAGGAGAAGGGCTGA
- the asnS gene encoding asparagine--tRNA ligase, with protein sequence MSAFTIETAARFVDQTVTLKGWLYNRRSSGKILFLIVRDGTGIMQCVMAKNNVAPDVFAQAEAIGLESSLIVTGRVRAEARAAGGHEMDVTGLEVVQAVADYPITKKEHGTAFLMENRHLWLRSRRQHAVIRVRHAIIKACRDYLDANGFTLVDTPIFTPNACEGTTTLFETQYFDDTAYLTQSGQLYNEATAMAFGKVYCFGPTFRAEKSKTRRHLMEFWMIEPEMAWATLDDVMELAENFISHIVAFVLDTRREELKVLERDTSKLENVRTPFPRLAYDDAAKMLEGKGTEFVYGGDFGGTDETLVSEGFDRPVMVHRYPAAVKAFYMETDPADPGKALCVDVLAPEGYGEVIGGGQRLADLDKLRARIREHGLPEAAFQWYLDLRRYGTCPHGGFGMGIERCVAWLCGLEHIRETIAFPRMLYKIYP encoded by the coding sequence ATGTCCGCGTTCACCATCGAAACCGCCGCCCGGTTCGTCGACCAGACGGTTACTCTCAAGGGCTGGCTGTACAATCGCCGTTCCAGCGGCAAGATCCTGTTCCTGATCGTGCGTGACGGTACAGGCATCATGCAGTGCGTGATGGCCAAAAACAACGTCGCCCCGGACGTGTTCGCGCAGGCTGAGGCGATCGGCCTGGAATCAAGCTTGATCGTCACCGGTCGCGTCCGCGCCGAGGCCCGCGCCGCCGGCGGACACGAGATGGACGTCACCGGCTTGGAGGTGGTCCAGGCGGTCGCCGACTACCCCATCACCAAGAAGGAGCACGGAACCGCGTTCCTCATGGAGAACCGCCACCTCTGGCTGCGTTCTCGCCGCCAGCACGCGGTGATCCGGGTCCGCCACGCCATCATCAAGGCCTGCCGCGACTACCTGGACGCCAACGGCTTCACCCTGGTGGACACGCCCATCTTCACGCCCAACGCCTGCGAGGGCACCACCACCCTGTTCGAAACCCAGTACTTCGACGACACGGCCTATCTCACCCAGAGCGGCCAGCTCTACAACGAGGCGACGGCCATGGCGTTCGGCAAGGTGTACTGTTTCGGCCCCACCTTCCGGGCCGAAAAATCGAAGACCCGCCGCCACCTGATGGAGTTTTGGATGATCGAGCCGGAGATGGCCTGGGCCACCCTCGACGACGTGATGGAACTGGCTGAGAACTTCATCAGCCACATCGTCGCCTTCGTCTTGGACACACGCCGTGAGGAGCTCAAGGTGCTGGAACGAGACACCTCCAAGCTGGAGAACGTCCGGACGCCGTTTCCCCGCCTGGCGTACGACGACGCCGCCAAGATGCTCGAGGGGAAAGGCACCGAATTTGTGTACGGCGGTGACTTCGGCGGCACCGACGAGACCCTGGTCAGCGAGGGGTTCGACCGGCCGGTGATGGTCCACCGCTATCCGGCCGCGGTCAAGGCGTTCTACATGGAGACCGACCCGGCCGACCCCGGCAAGGCCCTCTGCGTGGACGTGCTGGCCCCCGAGGGCTACGGCGAGGTGATCGGCGGCGGCCAGCGCCTGGCGGATCTGGACAAGCTGCGGGCGCGCATCCGCGAGCACGGCCTGCCCGAGGCGGCGTTCCAGTGGTACCTGGACCTGCGCCGCTACGGCACCTGTCCCCACGGCGGCTTCGGCATGGGCATCGAGCGGTGCGTCGCCTGGTTGTGCGGCCTGGAGCACATCCGGGAAACCATCGCCTTCCCCCGCATGCTGTACAAGATCTATCCCTGA
- a CDS encoding YncE family protein, whose amino-acid sequence MNRQRALIGLILIAGLTAAAAAQILMGEVVAGDEDFGFYNNAVFTADGLLGLVTDPQNSRVIVFDPYRWTDNIIAYVATGQEPAGIYLTPDGLHACVLNIDSDTVTIIRLADFQTATYTPPVLSDFAYYNNIAFSSTGLYGFVCDARTTVNQLYVFRVTTTPGDLHHATLWANMGTGPARTYVTPDGQRAFVLCNGRTDDDQISVIDLFNEPTFAVQHTFVVVDADFDRTGSDFLCLNNIVFSPDSRWGYVCDPQYNDVVAFEIGNYANQPYLDIPGEATPDASLSRIAITPDGARLVASSIVLNRLYVVDAGSLELLRTITDAMGFADFDGYNNIAVLSDNRTGLIHSVGSDELMIFDCLTGGYAFRDTGPAPEDLAVSPDEQFLAGLNVGRALGEDSTSIFCLTPAIIDFPFFRTGTGEFTGYGVSNPVNGSQSLLIYGYDNDGDLLAGTNNGAAQLMEPLTQFSFIGDIQLGLPAGTHTGWLRLVSNSLTARAFFLNTNLTGDYMDGTIATDGVFEDYTVTHVQEHFSGGVYTVQTELFILNPYDDTIHVELSLRNAAGTQIGFMETDLEGRHMLTGTMHDLFFRNESFLNLPDGYLVGTTDDGYGVVGFAMIRHLNAEGGVVTVHSVPLQWDPNVNTLYSAHVASGGEQPGFINPYDTVFHVINTAAETAEVTLAFTDDAHVASTTANYTLTAGQQLVVPAWQAFGLTDPATRPPYVTGNVKITSDRTGLLGDVVFGDGLNALPAFESCLALETAPARQAVFSHVAHGPVGDGTLMYFNGISVCNFNTYPVDATVWIYRQDGTLTGTHVLHLEADSRYLGLLSNIIPAAWPQLGGYVVLDATGPVVAFELFLDNNSRLLSAVPRN is encoded by the coding sequence ATGAACCGTCAACGTGCCCTGATCGGACTGATTCTCATCGCCGGTCTCACCGCCGCGGCGGCGGCCCAGATCCTGATGGGCGAAGTCGTCGCCGGCGACGAGGATTTCGGCTTCTACAACAACGCCGTGTTCACAGCCGACGGGCTGCTGGGGCTGGTCACCGATCCCCAGAACTCGCGGGTGATCGTTTTCGATCCCTACCGCTGGACCGACAACATCATCGCCTACGTCGCCACCGGCCAGGAGCCGGCCGGCATCTACCTGACTCCCGACGGCCTGCACGCCTGCGTGCTGAACATCGACAGCGACACGGTGACCATCATCCGCCTCGCCGACTTCCAGACCGCCACCTACACGCCGCCGGTCCTCTCCGACTTCGCCTACTACAACAACATCGCCTTCAGCTCGACCGGCCTCTACGGCTTCGTCTGCGACGCCCGGACCACCGTCAACCAGCTCTACGTGTTCCGGGTGACCACCACGCCGGGTGATCTGCATCACGCGACGCTGTGGGCCAACATGGGCACCGGTCCCGCCCGGACCTATGTCACCCCCGACGGCCAGCGCGCGTTCGTGCTCTGCAACGGACGGACCGACGACGACCAGATCAGCGTCATCGACCTGTTCAATGAGCCCACCTTCGCCGTCCAGCACACGTTCGTGGTGGTGGATGCCGACTTCGACCGCACGGGCTCCGACTTCCTCTGCCTCAACAACATCGTCTTCTCCCCCGACAGCCGGTGGGGGTACGTCTGCGACCCCCAGTACAACGACGTGGTCGCCTTCGAGATCGGCAACTACGCCAACCAGCCGTACCTGGACATCCCGGGCGAGGCCACGCCGGATGCCAGCCTCAGCCGGATCGCCATCACGCCCGACGGCGCCCGCCTGGTCGCGTCGTCGATCGTGCTCAACCGCCTCTACGTGGTCGACGCCGGCTCGCTGGAACTCCTCCGCACCATTACCGACGCCATGGGCTTCGCCGACTTCGACGGGTACAACAACATCGCCGTGCTGTCGGACAACCGGACGGGCCTGATCCACTCGGTGGGCAGCGACGAACTGATGATCTTCGACTGCCTGACCGGCGGGTACGCCTTCCGCGACACCGGTCCGGCGCCGGAGGATCTGGCCGTCTCACCCGACGAACAGTTCCTGGCCGGGCTCAACGTGGGCCGCGCCCTGGGCGAGGACAGCACCTCCATCTTCTGCCTGACGCCCGCCATCATCGACTTTCCGTTCTTCCGCACCGGCACCGGCGAGTTCACCGGCTACGGGGTGAGCAATCCCGTGAACGGCTCGCAGAGCCTGCTGATCTACGGCTACGACAACGACGGCGACCTGCTCGCCGGCACCAACAACGGCGCCGCCCAGCTCATGGAGCCCCTGACCCAGTTCTCGTTCATCGGCGACATCCAGCTCGGCCTGCCGGCCGGCACCCACACCGGCTGGCTCCGATTGGTCAGCAACAGCCTCACCGCCCGGGCGTTCTTCCTGAACACCAATCTGACCGGTGATTACATGGACGGCACGATCGCCACCGACGGCGTGTTCGAGGACTACACCGTCACCCACGTCCAGGAGCATTTCAGCGGCGGCGTCTACACCGTGCAGACCGAGCTGTTCATCCTCAACCCATACGACGACACGATCCACGTGGAGCTCTCGCTCCGGAACGCCGCCGGGACGCAGATCGGCTTCATGGAAACGGATCTGGAAGGCCGGCACATGCTGACGGGCACGATGCACGATCTCTTCTTCCGCAACGAGAGCTTCCTGAACCTGCCCGACGGCTATCTCGTGGGGACCACCGACGACGGATACGGCGTGGTGGGCTTCGCCATGATCCGCCACCTGAACGCCGAGGGCGGGGTCGTCACCGTCCATTCGGTCCCGCTGCAGTGGGATCCGAACGTGAACACGCTGTACAGCGCCCACGTGGCCAGCGGCGGGGAGCAGCCGGGGTTCATCAATCCGTACGATACCGTTTTCCACGTGATCAACACGGCGGCGGAGACGGCCGAGGTGACCCTTGCCTTCACCGACGACGCCCACGTCGCCAGCACCACGGCCAACTACACGCTCACTGCCGGGCAGCAGCTCGTCGTCCCCGCCTGGCAGGCCTTCGGCCTGACGGACCCCGCGACCCGGCCGCCCTACGTGACCGGCAACGTGAAAATCACGTCCGACCGCACCGGCCTCCTCGGCGACGTGGTGTTCGGCGACGGCCTGAATGCCCTGCCGGCCTTCGAATCCTGTCTGGCCCTGGAGACCGCCCCGGCGCGGCAGGCCGTCTTCAGCCACGTGGCGCACGGCCCGGTGGGCGACGGAACGCTGATGTACTTCAACGGCATCAGCGTGTGCAATTTCAACACCTACCCCGTGGACGCCACCGTCTGGATCTACCGTCAGGACGGCACGCTCACCGGCACGCACGTCCTGCACCTGGAGGCCGACAGCCGCTACCTCGGGCTGCTCAGCAACATCATCCCGGCGGCGTGGCCGCAACTGGGCGGCTACGTGGTCCTGGATGCCACGGGACCCGTCGTGGCGTTTGAGCTGTTCCTGGATAACAATTCCCGGCTGCTGTCGGCCGTGCCGCGGAATTAG
- a CDS encoding transglycosylase SLT domain-containing protein, producing MKAPAVRSWIHCLLFLALPLGAGALPLRASIGIPEVEPHVQAGRWPEALAEVATLQQTDPTAYRRDRLYLLQAWLHESSGQRAEAIALYAAWIPRDSLFADYMLAEQARLHDAAGNPVAARKCWYALVKSQPKSPYNPDAHFLLAASYRDSGKLSLALQTFLNCAHKYKSRRDEARLAAAGIHARLKQWDAAWGLLWPALASGRARTEAAAALGLLDSEPLMNRVRQSEDRLARLTAVLVQNREARRALPLAEALRQRFPQSAKRPLYTFWVGRCRFLQGDYAAAAQFYDEAGRSGGKDLQVQSRLALGRTLLLAGREAEALPVYTDGLELADDEATRSDVYAALYNVTRLTGPSTAPLGWLQRAAAEFNGRERRRFEYLEALFHLRLGMPKQAVPILETLLPQLPSPASGNLPDRLEARFFLGLALEGAGDPQRAVETWTAELNHRHSQYAFLSMDRADAVLASRPDLRTALAAAARTRAADLAAQGDQTAAYEEYGRLYFLTGDAAAWHRGLQQLPRYRAVITALADIPSLPTDAMTPPAPSAVDTPAGRLFRARTFQRLGLAEPAALEYSRTPLVLVARHTGDSEHDPAIRRAVTLARLFERAGAPHQAYRWSYLALERYPEGTPLAMINPELLRLSYPAPYQEDVRAANREAGVDPSLIYSIIHQESRFNPRAHSPVSARGLMQLMPDTARTVAAQSGIELPDAGAALYQPGLNIRLGVRYLRQLLDRLQSPAAAAAAYNAGLGQAAYWTRLAGQPADLYLPPEIHFHQTRGYVNHVMANMRLYRLVHPELARLAEPAAER from the coding sequence ATGAAAGCACCGGCCGTCCGCTCGTGGATACATTGCCTGTTGTTCCTCGCCCTGCCTTTGGGTGCGGGTGCGTTGCCGCTGCGCGCGTCCATCGGGATTCCCGAAGTGGAGCCGCATGTCCAGGCCGGACGCTGGCCGGAGGCGCTGGCCGAGGTGGCCACCCTGCAGCAGACCGATCCGACTGCGTACCGGCGCGACCGCCTCTACCTGCTGCAGGCCTGGCTGCACGAATCGTCCGGCCAACGCGCGGAGGCAATCGCTCTCTACGCCGCCTGGATCCCCCGCGACTCTCTCTTCGCCGACTACATGCTCGCGGAGCAGGCTCGTCTGCACGACGCGGCGGGGAACCCCGTCGCGGCCCGCAAGTGCTGGTACGCGCTGGTCAAGAGCCAACCGAAGAGCCCCTACAACCCGGACGCCCACTTTCTGCTGGCGGCAAGTTACCGCGACAGCGGCAAGCTCAGCCTGGCGCTGCAGACCTTCCTGAACTGCGCCCACAAGTACAAGTCCCGCCGCGACGAGGCTCGGCTGGCGGCGGCCGGCATCCACGCCCGGCTCAAGCAGTGGGACGCCGCCTGGGGGCTGCTCTGGCCGGCGCTGGCGTCCGGCCGGGCGCGCACCGAGGCGGCCGCGGCGCTGGGTCTGCTCGACAGCGAACCGCTCATGAACCGGGTCCGCCAGTCGGAGGACCGCCTGGCCCGGCTGACGGCGGTGCTGGTGCAGAACCGCGAAGCACGACGGGCGCTCCCGCTGGCCGAGGCGCTCCGCCAACGCTTCCCCCAGTCGGCCAAGCGGCCGCTCTACACCTTCTGGGTGGGCCGCTGTCGCTTTCTCCAGGGCGATTACGCCGCCGCCGCGCAATTCTACGATGAAGCGGGACGCTCCGGCGGCAAGGACCTCCAGGTCCAGAGCCGGCTTGCCCTGGGCCGGACGCTGCTGCTGGCCGGCCGGGAGGCCGAGGCCCTGCCGGTGTACACCGACGGGCTGGAGCTGGCCGACGATGAGGCCACGCGGTCGGATGTCTATGCCGCCCTCTACAACGTCACCCGCCTCACGGGCCCGAGCACGGCGCCGCTCGGCTGGCTGCAGCGGGCTGCCGCCGAATTCAACGGGCGGGAGCGCCGGCGCTTCGAATATCTGGAAGCGCTGTTCCACCTGCGACTAGGGATGCCCAAACAGGCCGTCCCCATCCTCGAGACGCTGCTGCCGCAACTCCCATCCCCCGCCTCCGGCAATCTGCCGGACCGGCTCGAGGCCCGGTTCTTTCTCGGCCTCGCCCTGGAGGGCGCAGGCGATCCGCAGCGGGCGGTGGAGACGTGGACCGCCGAACTGAACCACCGCCACAGCCAGTACGCGTTCCTGTCCATGGACCGGGCGGACGCCGTCCTGGCCAGCCGGCCGGACCTGCGGACGGCGCTCGCCGCCGCGGCCCGCACCCGGGCGGCCGACCTCGCCGCGCAAGGCGACCAGACGGCCGCCTATGAGGAATACGGCCGGCTGTATTTCTTGACCGGCGACGCCGCCGCGTGGCACCGGGGTCTTCAGCAGCTGCCTCGGTACCGGGCGGTGATCACTGCGCTGGCGGACATCCCGTCGCTTCCGACCGATGCCATGACCCCGCCCGCCCCTTCGGCCGTCGACACGCCGGCAGGACGGCTGTTCCGCGCGCGGACCTTCCAACGGCTGGGGCTGGCAGAGCCGGCCGCCCTCGAGTACAGCCGCACGCCGCTGGTGCTCGTGGCGCGGCATACCGGCGACTCCGAACACGACCCGGCCATCCGGCGCGCTGTGACGCTGGCCCGCCTGTTTGAGCGGGCCGGCGCCCCACACCAGGCGTACCGCTGGTCCTACCTGGCTCTGGAGCGCTATCCCGAGGGCACGCCGCTGGCGATGATCAACCCGGAGCTGCTCCGCCTCAGCTACCCGGCGCCCTACCAGGAGGACGTCCGCGCCGCCAACCGCGAGGCGGGTGTCGACCCCAGCCTCATCTACAGCATCATCCACCAGGAGAGCCGGTTCAACCCCCGCGCCCACTCTCCGGTCTCCGCCCGCGGGCTCATGCAGCTCATGCCCGACACGGCCCGTACGGTGGCGGCTCAGAGCGGCATCGAGCTGCCCGACGCCGGTGCCGCCCTGTACCAGCCGGGGCTGAACATCCGGCTCGGCGTCCGCTACCTGCGCCAGCTGCTGGACCGCCTCCAGTCCCCCGCCGCCGCGGCCGCCGCTTACAACGCCGGCCTCGGCCAGGCGGCGTACTGGACGCGCCTGGCCGGCCAGCCGGCCGACCTGTACCTGCCGCCGGAGATCCACTTCCACCAGACCCGCGGCTACGTGAACCACGTGATGGCCAATATGCGGCTCTACCGCCTGGTCCACCCCGAGCTCGCCCGCCTCGCGGAACCCGCCGCCGAGCGCTGA
- a CDS encoding MFS transporter, with protein MNKPSPNLKRLPAAVVALGVVSFCNDLSSEMIYPLLPLFLATTMGAGAWVIGLIEGVAESTAAALKLVAGLLADRVRRRKPMLLAGYGISAAARPLIGLAGAWPFVLAMRFADRVGKGVRTSPRDALIADVTAPEIRGAAFGFHRAMDHAGAVVGPLAAAALLVGAGLELGQVFLLAAIPGVAVLVVLVAGVREPARAAPAAPPAWDVRRDWRGLGRPFHRFLLAMLVFTLGNSADAFLLLRLAQSGVPEAWVAVLWSLHHVVKMAATYVGGRLSDRLGRRRMVLAGWAVYAAVYLVFAAGPSMPGLVAAFMVYGIYFGLTEPVEKAWVADLAPTALRGAAFGSYHAVVGLGALPASLVFGLVWQAWGAPAAFGLGAALAAAAAALLVRVSAEEAIAADGLNQAPKSTYNQPKE; from the coding sequence ATGAACAAGCCCTCGCCCAACCTGAAGCGGCTGCCGGCGGCCGTGGTGGCACTGGGCGTGGTGAGCTTCTGCAACGACCTGTCCAGCGAGATGATCTACCCGCTGCTGCCGCTGTTTCTCGCCACGACCATGGGAGCGGGGGCGTGGGTGATCGGGCTCATCGAGGGGGTGGCCGAGTCCACCGCCGCGGCGCTGAAGCTGGTCGCCGGCCTCCTGGCCGACCGGGTGCGGCGGCGTAAGCCCATGCTGCTGGCCGGCTACGGGATCTCCGCGGCGGCCCGGCCCCTCATCGGCCTGGCCGGCGCCTGGCCGTTTGTTCTGGCCATGCGCTTCGCCGACCGGGTGGGCAAGGGCGTCCGCACCTCGCCCCGCGACGCGCTCATCGCCGACGTGACCGCGCCGGAAATCCGCGGTGCTGCCTTCGGCTTCCACCGCGCCATGGACCACGCCGGCGCAGTGGTGGGGCCGCTCGCGGCCGCGGCGCTGCTGGTGGGCGCCGGACTGGAGCTGGGCCAGGTGTTCCTGCTCGCGGCGATCCCCGGCGTGGCGGTGCTTGTCGTCCTCGTCGCGGGGGTTCGGGAGCCGGCGCGCGCCGCGCCCGCCGCGCCGCCCGCATGGGACGTGCGCCGCGACTGGCGTGGCCTCGGGCGCCCGTTCCACCGGTTCCTGCTGGCCATGCTGGTGTTCACGCTGGGCAACTCGGCCGACGCATTCCTGCTGCTGCGACTGGCGCAGTCGGGCGTGCCCGAGGCGTGGGTGGCGGTGCTCTGGTCGCTCCACCATGTGGTGAAGATGGCCGCCACGTATGTCGGCGGGCGCCTGTCCGACCGGCTGGGCCGGCGGCGCATGGTGCTGGCCGGCTGGGCGGTCTACGCGGCGGTCTACCTGGTCTTCGCCGCCGGTCCGTCCATGCCCGGGCTCGTCGCCGCGTTCATGGTGTACGGAATCTACTTCGGCCTCACCGAGCCGGTGGAGAAGGCGTGGGTCGCCGACCTGGCCCCGACGGCGCTGCGCGGCGCGGCATTCGGGTCGTACCACGCGGTGGTGGGGCTGGGCGCGCTGCCCGCCAGCCTCGTCTTTGGCCTGGTCTGGCAGGCCTGGGGCGCTCCGGCCGCATTCGGTTTGGGTGCCGCCCTGGCCGCCGCGGCGGCCGCCCTGCTCGTGCGTGTGAGCGCCGAGGAGGCAATCGCGGCCGATGGGCTGAACCAGGCGCCGAAATCCACGTACAATCAACCCAAGGAGTAG